Proteins from one Phyllobacterium zundukense genomic window:
- a CDS encoding DUF937 domain-containing protein yields the protein MNLVDMFLKAQGGQAVDALSNQFNLSQQQTVAALEALMPAFSQGLQRNAADPMGFGGFVQTLSSGRQVNYFDNPQAAFDPMGVANGKNVLDQLFGSKDLSRAVADHASAVSGVGADTLKQMLPVVASMMMGGLYKKSTGQFAAAGLGGGNVIGDLIEQMMRQSGGQPSAPQQSAPGAGGNPWGQILESMLGGGASGQPQPQGQGNPMGNNPLGKIFEEMMKGAGGAAQQAPAPRGRAPQDATPQQDTAQGQNPFGDNPLGKIFEEMMKGAGRPAAQQTPTPRGMPQDNAPQETAQGQNPFGDNPLGQIFGEIFGGGGQQRPAPQSPEPQPQAQQRTAPSAPSDNPLKDILGQMFDTGKQTNDQYQKGLESIFDQYKRGMDRYR from the coding sequence ATGAATCTCGTAGACATGTTTTTGAAGGCACAGGGCGGACAAGCAGTCGATGCCCTTTCAAACCAGTTCAATCTCTCCCAGCAGCAAACCGTTGCCGCCCTTGAGGCATTGATGCCCGCATTTTCCCAGGGTTTGCAGAGAAATGCCGCCGATCCAATGGGCTTTGGCGGCTTCGTTCAAACGCTCTCATCGGGTCGGCAGGTCAATTATTTTGACAATCCCCAAGCAGCTTTTGACCCCATGGGCGTTGCCAACGGCAAGAATGTTCTAGATCAACTCTTCGGGTCGAAAGACCTGTCGCGAGCCGTTGCCGATCATGCTTCGGCAGTCTCCGGAGTTGGGGCGGATACACTAAAACAGATGCTGCCGGTGGTCGCCTCCATGATGATGGGTGGTCTGTACAAGAAATCGACCGGCCAATTTGCTGCGGCCGGACTTGGCGGTGGCAATGTTATCGGCGACCTCATCGAGCAGATGATGCGCCAGAGCGGCGGTCAACCGTCCGCGCCCCAGCAAAGTGCACCTGGCGCAGGCGGCAACCCATGGGGACAGATATTGGAAAGCATGCTCGGTGGAGGTGCATCAGGGCAGCCACAGCCGCAAGGCCAGGGCAATCCGATGGGAAACAATCCGCTTGGCAAAATATTCGAAGAGATGATGAAAGGTGCTGGTGGTGCGGCGCAGCAAGCTCCGGCGCCCCGTGGCAGAGCTCCCCAAGACGCAACGCCTCAGCAGGATACGGCGCAGGGACAAAACCCGTTCGGAGATAACCCGCTGGGGAAAATATTCGAGGAAATGATGAAGGGCGCTGGTCGGCCCGCAGCACAGCAGACACCAACGCCGCGTGGCATGCCTCAGGATAATGCACCTCAAGAGACAGCGCAGGGGCAAAATCCGTTTGGCGACAACCCCCTGGGCCAGATTTTCGGAGAAATATTCGGTGGTGGTGGGCAGCAGCGTCCAGCACCGCAATCGCCCGAACCACAGCCGCAAGCCCAGCAAAGAACGGCGCCTTCCGCCCCTTCGGACAATCCTCTGAAGGACATACTCGGCCAGATGTTCGATACGGGTAAGCAGACGAACGATCAGTATCAGAAAGGTCTGGAATCCATCTTCGACCAGTATAAGCGCGGTATGGATCGATACCGCTGA
- a CDS encoding DUF1127 domain-containing protein: MTTTTRMTEVNGFTRTIATFASQAANFVRQVIVARRNRKTIMSLGEWNDEMLHDIGVTRADLHSAIGTSLLDDPSERLGALADVRSRVRAARSII, from the coding sequence ATGACGACGACAACGAGAATGACTGAAGTAAACGGTTTCACCCGCACGATCGCAACCTTTGCGTCGCAGGCTGCCAACTTTGTCAGGCAAGTAATCGTCGCACGTCGTAATCGCAAAACGATCATGAGCCTCGGCGAGTGGAATGACGAAATGCTGCATGATATCGGCGTCACCCGTGCCGATCTTCATTCTGCGATTGGCACCTCGCTTCTCGATGATCCGAGCGAAAGACTGGGCGCATTGGCCGATGTGCGGTCGCGTGTTCGCGCCGCCCGCTCGATCATCTGA
- a CDS encoding LysR substrate-binding domain-containing protein has protein sequence MNAPLDLDQLQTFTAIADLGSFTRAADKVNKTQSAVSMQMRRLEERVSKSLFERDGRTNRLTEDGERLLAYARRMLQLNNETIAAFDDTQLQGHIRIGTPDDYADRFLPEIMARFSRSNPRVELSVVCEPTVNLDEMIRKGQLDIALVTQCDEQRRSEVVRSEQLLWVTSAHHNVHEEQVLPLAVGRPTCIWRAAAVDVLDSMHHDYRILFTSWSATVLAAAVLAGLAVSILPECALRPGMRVLTEADGFGRLPEFGIGIMRGHTKPSAIVDALAQHIVESLDNLSMPSPVSVSQASAPIMANQRLRQVRAAELVPGW, from the coding sequence ATGAACGCACCACTTGATCTCGACCAGTTGCAGACATTCACGGCTATCGCCGACCTGGGCAGTTTTACAAGAGCTGCCGACAAGGTGAACAAGACACAATCCGCCGTGTCCATGCAGATGCGCCGGCTGGAGGAGCGCGTTTCAAAATCGCTTTTCGAGCGCGATGGCCGCACCAATCGACTGACGGAAGATGGCGAACGCCTGCTGGCCTATGCACGGCGGATGCTGCAGCTTAACAATGAAACCATTGCAGCTTTTGATGATACGCAGCTGCAGGGACACATTCGCATCGGCACTCCAGACGATTATGCCGACAGGTTTCTGCCGGAAATCATGGCTCGATTTTCCCGTTCCAATCCCCGCGTCGAGCTATCAGTCGTCTGCGAGCCCACCGTCAACCTCGACGAGATGATCCGCAAGGGTCAACTCGATATTGCGCTCGTAACGCAGTGCGACGAGCAGCGGCGCTCAGAAGTTGTGCGTAGCGAACAGCTGCTTTGGGTTACCTCAGCCCACCATAATGTGCATGAAGAACAAGTACTTCCGCTGGCAGTCGGTCGCCCGACCTGTATCTGGCGCGCTGCCGCGGTGGATGTTCTGGACAGCATGCACCATGACTACCGCATTCTCTTTACAAGCTGGTCGGCTACCGTCCTGGCGGCGGCCGTGCTGGCGGGCCTTGCTGTCTCGATCCTGCCCGAGTGCGCCTTGCGTCCGGGAATGCGCGTTCTGACGGAGGCCGACGGTTTTGGCCGCTTGCCGGAATTCGGCATCGGCATCATGCGCGGCCACACCAAGCCCTCCGCGATTGTCGATGCGCTGGCACAGCACATTGTCGAAAGTCTCGACAATCTGTCGATGCCCTCTCCCGTCAGCGTGAGCCAAGCTTCGGCGCCGATCATGGCCAATCAGCGTCTCCGGCAAGTCCGTGCAGCGGAGCTCGTCCCTGGCTGGTGA
- a CDS encoding DUF2585 domain-containing protein yields the protein MPADIGATSKGWKLRHYLPIGALMIAAAAAILLWMGRNPICTCGTIKLWVGETNSPDNSQHIADWYTLSHIIHGFLFYAIFWIVARKLPLGQRLLMAIVVEAAWEIFENTDMVINRYREATIALGYVGDSVLNSVSDILFMVLGFFFAARAPLWLTIMLAIFFELLAGWVIRDNLTLNIVMLLYPLDAVKAWQGGM from the coding sequence ATGCCAGCAGATATTGGCGCTACTTCCAAGGGTTGGAAATTACGTCATTATCTTCCGATAGGGGCGCTCATGATTGCTGCCGCTGCAGCGATCCTGCTGTGGATGGGCCGCAACCCGATATGTACTTGCGGCACAATAAAGTTGTGGGTTGGCGAGACGAATTCACCAGATAATTCACAGCATATCGCCGATTGGTACACGCTCTCGCACATTATCCATGGCTTCCTGTTCTATGCTATTTTCTGGATTGTCGCCCGTAAATTGCCCCTCGGCCAGCGCCTGCTGATGGCTATCGTGGTCGAGGCGGCCTGGGAGATTTTTGAAAACACCGACATGGTCATCAATCGCTACCGCGAAGCCACGATCGCGCTGGGCTATGTCGGCGACAGTGTCCTGAATTCCGTCAGCGACATATTGTTCATGGTACTAGGCTTCTTCTTCGCAGCCAGAGCTCCTCTCTGGCTGACGATCATGCTGGCGATCTTCTTCGAGCTGCTGGCTGGCTGGGTCATACGCGACAACCTAACCCTGAACATCGTCATGTTGCTCTATCCCCTGGACGCAGTGAAGGCATGGCAAGGGGGAATGTGA
- the xseA gene encoding exodeoxyribonuclease VII large subunit, with protein MSEKPESASNVAEYTVSEISGALKRTVEDTFGHVRVRGEISGYRGPHSSGHAYFSLKDDKARIEAVIWRSAMSRLRFQPEEGMEVIATGKLTTYPGSSKYQIVIEQMEPAGAGALMALLEERKRKLGAEGLFDPAAKRRLPFMPRIIGVVTSPTGAVIRDIIHRITDRFPLHVLVWPVRVQGETSGAEVANAINGFNGLERGGVLPRPDVLIVARGGGSLEDLWGFNDEAVVRAVAASQIPIISAVGHETDWTLIDLAADVRAPTPTGAAEMAVPVKADLKAQVAMLGARLASGMSRYLDRRRQAQRALARALPSADQLLALPRRHFDETAGRLGRALQANTQKKRGEFDGCARQLAPRLLEQKIREKRIEIKRLDSQLPRCLAAFLHQRRAVFDRQAARLSIEPAARLAQRDRQDLQQLDRRQIQAVNLLIDGAKRRSGELERLLKTLSYQGVLERGFAVVLDQSGTPIKRAGAIASGDDLTLKFQDGDVQAVAKDGEERRSQPKTERPAPAKKPPTPAGSQGSLF; from the coding sequence ATGAGCGAAAAGCCCGAATCTGCATCGAATGTTGCCGAATATACTGTCTCTGAAATCTCCGGCGCGTTGAAGCGCACGGTCGAGGACACTTTCGGGCACGTAAGGGTTCGCGGCGAGATTTCGGGCTATCGCGGCCCGCATTCGTCTGGCCATGCCTACTTCTCGCTGAAAGACGACAAGGCACGTATAGAGGCGGTCATCTGGCGGAGCGCCATGAGCCGGCTGCGTTTCCAGCCCGAAGAGGGCATGGAGGTCATCGCTACGGGCAAATTGACGACTTATCCGGGCTCGTCCAAATACCAGATCGTCATCGAGCAGATGGAACCTGCCGGCGCCGGCGCGCTGATGGCACTGTTGGAGGAACGCAAGCGCAAGCTTGGTGCGGAGGGACTTTTCGATCCCGCAGCAAAGCGACGACTGCCCTTCATGCCGCGCATTATCGGCGTTGTCACATCGCCGACCGGCGCTGTAATCCGCGACATCATCCACCGCATCACCGACCGTTTCCCGCTGCATGTTCTGGTCTGGCCGGTACGGGTGCAGGGCGAGACTTCTGGCGCTGAAGTCGCCAATGCGATCAATGGTTTCAATGGGTTAGAGCGAGGCGGCGTTCTTCCTCGTCCCGATGTCCTGATCGTAGCACGTGGCGGTGGCAGCCTTGAAGACCTTTGGGGATTCAACGATGAAGCCGTCGTGCGCGCCGTCGCCGCATCGCAAATTCCCATCATTTCTGCCGTCGGTCACGAGACCGACTGGACGCTGATCGACCTTGCCGCGGACGTTCGCGCACCGACGCCAACTGGTGCTGCGGAGATGGCTGTGCCGGTCAAGGCAGACCTTAAGGCACAGGTCGCGATGCTTGGCGCCCGGCTCGCTTCCGGCATGTCGCGCTATCTCGACCGCCGTCGTCAGGCGCAGCGGGCGCTTGCCCGTGCCCTGCCCTCGGCGGACCAGTTGCTTGCACTTCCACGCCGGCATTTCGATGAAACCGCAGGCCGTTTGGGCCGTGCCTTACAGGCGAATACGCAGAAGAAACGCGGCGAGTTCGACGGCTGCGCCAGGCAATTAGCGCCGCGGCTCCTTGAACAGAAAATTCGCGAAAAGCGGATTGAAATCAAGCGTTTGGACAGTCAGCTGCCGCGTTGTCTTGCAGCTTTTCTGCACCAGCGGCGCGCGGTTTTTGACCGGCAAGCCGCACGGCTTTCGATTGAACCTGCCGCACGGTTGGCACAAAGAGACCGCCAGGATCTGCAACAGCTGGACCGGCGTCAGATCCAGGCCGTCAATCTGCTGATCGACGGCGCCAAACGGCGCAGCGGCGAACTCGAGCGCCTGCTGAAAACCCTGTCATATCAAGGGGTTCTGGAACGTGGCTTCGCGGTTGTCCTTGACCAATCAGGCACGCCCATCAAGCGAGCGGGGGCTATTGCAAGCGGCGATGACCTTACCCTCAAGTTCCAGGACGGTGACGTACAAGCTGTCGCGAAAGATGGTGAAGAACGTCGATCGCAGCCGAAAACAGAGCGTCCCGCTCCTGCCAAAAAGCCCCCTACTCCGGCTGGTTCACAGGGCTCGCTCTTTTAG
- a CDS encoding ABC transporter substrate-binding protein: MIRVSFALLVAGFTAAQALAAENNKTLFPAVQPGAGTLTIYSTTDLVAIKPLIEDFQKSSPDVSVDYNEYLTNELNALASEACRKQEPLGDLLLSSSVDQLLKLANDGCAAAHTSPETLRVAEWANWRDEVFGFTYEPAVFVYNRSKVPPAEVPRTHVELADLLRERLDYYRGRVGTYDIRLSGIGYLLAFNDARQTTTVFGRLLESMARASAVARCCTGEILEEVAKGNLYIGYNLLGSYAYDAAQRHPELGVVVPRDYTLVLSRGALIPKGAQRADLGARFLDYLLSERGQSVARTNAFYFTESGELPPGVDGPQNLKESGVAQPIRIGPALLAVQDRAQRQRFIEDWSQSLIELNSPAWMRE, from the coding sequence ATGATCCGGGTGAGTTTCGCGCTCTTGGTGGCTGGTTTCACCGCCGCACAAGCGTTGGCTGCTGAGAACAACAAAACGCTGTTTCCAGCGGTCCAGCCGGGCGCAGGCACGCTGACGATCTACTCGACGACAGACCTGGTCGCGATAAAACCGCTGATCGAGGATTTTCAGAAATCGTCGCCGGATGTGTCGGTTGACTACAACGAATATCTGACCAACGAGCTGAATGCCTTGGCCAGCGAGGCCTGCCGCAAGCAGGAACCGCTCGGCGATCTGCTCTTGTCGTCATCGGTCGACCAATTGCTCAAGCTCGCCAATGACGGCTGCGCCGCGGCGCATACGTCGCCCGAAACCCTTCGCGTCGCAGAGTGGGCCAATTGGCGTGACGAGGTCTTCGGTTTTACCTATGAGCCGGCGGTTTTCGTCTATAACAGGAGCAAGGTGCCACCGGCCGAAGTTCCACGTACCCATGTCGAACTCGCCGACCTTTTACGGGAGCGGCTCGACTATTATCGCGGCCGTGTCGGCACCTATGATATTCGCCTGTCCGGGATCGGTTATCTTCTCGCCTTCAATGATGCGCGGCAAACGACGACCGTCTTCGGCCGCCTGCTGGAAAGCATGGCGCGTGCGTCCGCTGTGGCCCGTTGCTGCACCGGCGAAATCCTGGAAGAGGTCGCCAAGGGCAATCTCTACATCGGTTACAATCTGCTCGGTTCCTATGCCTACGACGCCGCCCAGCGTCACCCGGAATTGGGCGTGGTGGTGCCGCGCGATTATACGCTCGTCTTGAGCCGTGGTGCGCTTATCCCGAAAGGTGCACAGCGAGCAGATCTCGGCGCACGGTTCCTTGATTATCTCCTGTCAGAGCGTGGCCAATCGGTGGCGCGAACCAATGCGTTCTATTTCACGGAAAGTGGTGAACTGCCCCCCGGCGTCGATGGTCCGCAAAATTTGAAAGAGTCCGGCGTTGCCCAGCCGATCCGCATCGGCCCGGCTCTGCTCGCGGTGCAGGACAGGGCACAACGCCAACGTTTCATCGAGGATTGGTCGCAATCCTTGATTGAATTGAACAGTCCTGCGTGGATGCGCGAATAG
- a CDS encoding sensor histidine kinase, protein MRPEALQHGASLFGRLARRISFVLFIGAALLVTAAWYYAETAANKAYDRLLVGAAFQMAESLSVEDGVLTARLPTSAFELLGLADRDRIFYRVIDTHGQTLTGYDDLKTPTPLERAQDPLSVEEGVYKGEPVRIAHATRVLADPAVSGRAYVIVAQTNEARLALTRELTLRATILVFIMSLLAFAGAMLAIRYALQPVERLGTEVRGRDPHDLTPVTVDVPRELDPFVGSINHFMGRLNERVDLLQRFIADAAHQIRTPLTALTAQIDLLGAGKLDKAGRQHFNRVKERTSELSRLTNQLLSHAMVIHRADSVQLEPISLVDVARRAYRVAVPVTVDPDIVISFEAPDDRPFVLGDAVSLREAIVNVIDNALRHGTDQRLEVRVRASDTQAFVEVEDDGPGIPPESWEKATQRFATSKSHEGSSGLGFAIAQEVANAHGGTLSFRARDEKGFTVVLTVPLFKGEAK, encoded by the coding sequence ATGCGCCCTGAAGCCCTGCAGCACGGCGCGTCTCTGTTCGGGCGTCTCGCCCGGCGCATTTCGTTTGTCCTTTTCATTGGCGCTGCGTTACTCGTTACTGCCGCCTGGTACTATGCCGAGACTGCGGCGAACAAGGCCTATGATCGCCTGCTCGTTGGCGCGGCGTTCCAGATGGCGGAAAGTCTTTCGGTCGAGGATGGTGTACTGACCGCTCGTCTGCCGACCTCTGCGTTCGAGCTGCTCGGCCTGGCTGATCGCGACCGGATTTTCTACCGCGTCATCGATACGCATGGCCAGACCCTGACCGGGTATGACGATCTCAAAACACCGACACCACTGGAGCGCGCGCAAGATCCCCTGAGCGTGGAAGAGGGCGTATACAAGGGTGAGCCTGTGCGCATCGCCCATGCGACGCGGGTCCTTGCCGATCCTGCAGTCTCTGGTCGTGCCTATGTCATCGTAGCCCAGACGAATGAGGCGCGATTGGCGTTGACCCGCGAGCTTACATTGCGCGCGACGATCCTCGTCTTCATTATGAGTCTGTTGGCTTTCGCTGGTGCCATGCTGGCGATCCGCTATGCGCTGCAGCCGGTGGAACGGTTGGGGACGGAGGTTCGTGGCCGCGATCCGCATGATCTGACGCCGGTTACAGTCGACGTGCCGCGTGAGCTTGATCCCTTTGTCGGTTCGATCAACCATTTCATGGGAAGGCTCAATGAACGCGTCGATCTGTTGCAGCGTTTTATTGCCGATGCCGCACATCAGATACGCACGCCGCTGACTGCGCTGACGGCGCAGATCGATCTTCTGGGGGCCGGCAAACTCGACAAGGCGGGCCGCCAGCATTTCAATCGGGTCAAGGAAAGGACAAGCGAACTCTCGCGGCTGACCAACCAGTTGCTCAGCCACGCGATGGTGATTCATCGCGCCGATTCTGTTCAGCTGGAGCCGATCAGTCTTGTCGATGTGGCAAGGCGCGCCTATCGGGTCGCCGTTCCGGTCACGGTCGATCCCGATATCGTCATTTCTTTCGAAGCGCCGGATGACCGGCCCTTCGTGCTCGGCGACGCAGTCAGCCTGCGCGAAGCTATTGTCAACGTCATCGACAACGCTTTGCGGCACGGCACTGATCAGCGGCTGGAGGTGCGGGTACGCGCCAGCGACACGCAAGCCTTTGTCGAGGTTGAGGATGATGGTCCCGGCATCCCGCCGGAAAGCTGGGAGAAGGCGACGCAGCGCTTTGCCACGTCGAAATCGCATGAAGGCAGCTCAGGTCTTGGCTTCGCCATTGCCCAGGAAGTGGCAAATGCCCATGGTGGCACCTTGAGCTTCCGCGCCCGCGATGAAAAAGGCTTTACCGTGGTTCTGACCGTGCCGCTGTTCAAGGGAGAGGCGAAATGA
- a CDS encoding response regulator transcription factor — translation MRILLVEDTHDVGEAIARRFEATGHAVDWETNGRDAADIIDFTEYALIILDVMLPGMDGFEILKRIRKSGNAVPVLVLTARSEIDDRVGALDLGADDYLVKPFDFRELEARARVLMRRHTGGEATNLIKCGDIAVDRGTRSVHVGKREVQLKRRELTLLEVLVARPGRVFSKDELLDQIFGFDEAANANAIELYIGRLRKKLEGAKAHIVTVRGLGYQLVAGDAP, via the coding sequence ATGCGCATATTGCTCGTAGAAGACACGCATGATGTGGGGGAGGCAATCGCCAGGCGTTTCGAGGCGACAGGGCATGCCGTCGACTGGGAAACCAATGGGCGGGATGCAGCCGATATCATCGATTTCACCGAATATGCGCTGATCATTCTCGATGTCATGTTGCCGGGCATGGATGGCTTTGAAATCCTCAAACGCATCCGCAAATCCGGCAATGCGGTTCCCGTCCTTGTCCTGACCGCCCGGTCTGAAATCGACGACCGGGTTGGAGCGCTTGATCTTGGGGCGGACGACTATCTGGTAAAGCCGTTTGACTTCCGCGAATTGGAGGCGCGGGCACGCGTCCTGATGCGCCGCCACACGGGCGGCGAGGCGACCAACCTGATCAAATGCGGTGATATTGCCGTCGATCGCGGAACGCGATCCGTTCACGTCGGCAAGCGCGAAGTACAGTTGAAGCGGCGTGAGCTGACCCTGCTCGAAGTTCTCGTGGCCCGGCCGGGTCGCGTCTTCAGCAAAGACGAATTGCTCGATCAGATCTTCGGTTTCGATGAAGCAGCGAATGCCAATGCGATCGAACTTTATATAGGCCGTTTGCGCAAGAAACTGGAGGGTGCGAAAGCGCATATCGTCACCGTACGGGGGCTCGGTTATCAGCTGGTAGCTGGCGATGCGCCCTGA